The following are encoded in a window of Paenibacillaceae bacterium GAS479 genomic DNA:
- a CDS encoding Signal transduction histidine kinase, translating to MKKVIVATNRLLARLGLNSIFAKLLLISLSILVVTFLVYNLISSQLVGRDMLERRQGMEGAELRRTITLLETAAQDGWSDASIRSALQLLVPPQMKTILIIDRRGRYMQVGQVPLPEQEIRELIRSADLSTSVEPSSDLIENASGKWIVSSQYAPSIDRYVVSLSNGVQRDFRRWQNLSWLAIVSALAVSVVFSWMFSRYMTTRIRRMSKGAESFAKGQFDSQIIDRSPDELGQLARSLNRMATDLGALEQMRRDFLANVSHDLRSPLTSIHGYVEAILDGTVPREKAERYLRITQDQTMRLMKLVNDLLDMSKIEAGQFDVHPSEFDLAEMIRMLLSRMESTFEHHAVRYEIIGQPVERNHEPDGALLPSDEVKVLVVGDPHRLEQVMINLLQNAMAFSPNSSTIYVTLERRADAACVTVRDEGIGMSEEQTRRIWERFYKSDESRGGHGGTGIGLSIVKHILDAHGSRIEVKSEPGLGSSFRFCLQQARPGENADAETES from the coding sequence GTGAAAAAAGTCATAGTAGCTACAAATCGATTGCTGGCCCGGCTGGGGTTGAATAGTATTTTTGCCAAGCTGCTGCTCATCTCTCTCTCGATTTTGGTTGTGACCTTTCTCGTCTACAATCTAATTTCCTCCCAACTCGTGGGTCGTGACATGCTTGAACGTCGGCAAGGTATGGAAGGCGCTGAATTGCGGCGAACAATCACATTGCTGGAAACGGCTGCGCAAGACGGATGGAGCGATGCCTCGATTCGATCGGCCTTGCAGCTTCTCGTGCCACCACAAATGAAGACAATTCTGATCATCGACCGTCGGGGCCGATATATGCAAGTCGGGCAAGTGCCGCTGCCGGAGCAGGAAATTCGTGAGCTTATCCGCTCAGCTGATTTAAGTACAAGTGTGGAGCCGAGCTCGGATCTAATCGAAAATGCTTCGGGTAAATGGATTGTCAGCTCCCAATACGCTCCATCCATTGACCGATATGTCGTCTCGCTGTCCAACGGTGTGCAGCGTGATTTCCGCCGTTGGCAAAATCTGAGCTGGCTTGCTATAGTGAGCGCTCTCGCCGTATCCGTCGTTTTTTCCTGGATGTTCTCCAGGTATATGACTACTCGAATCAGACGCATGAGCAAGGGAGCGGAAAGCTTTGCCAAAGGGCAGTTCGACAGTCAAATTATCGACCGTTCGCCTGATGAGCTCGGCCAGCTAGCCCGATCATTGAATCGGATGGCGACCGATCTTGGAGCGCTGGAGCAGATGCGGCGGGACTTTTTGGCTAATGTATCGCATGACTTGCGCTCTCCGCTGACTTCTATCCACGGGTATGTGGAGGCGATTCTTGACGGCACGGTGCCGCGCGAGAAGGCGGAGCGCTACCTGCGTATTACGCAGGATCAGACTATGCGTCTGATGAAACTCGTGAACGATCTGCTGGACATGTCCAAAATCGAGGCTGGCCAGTTCGACGTGCATCCGTCGGAGTTCGATTTGGCTGAAATGATTCGAATGCTGCTGTCGCGCATGGAATCTACCTTTGAGCATCATGCTGTCCGTTATGAAATCATCGGCCAGCCTGTCGAAAGGAATCATGAACCGGACGGAGCTTTGCTGCCTTCCGATGAAGTGAAGGTTTTAGTTGTTGGTGATCCCCATCGTTTGGAGCAGGTTATGATCAATTTGCTGCAAAACGCGATGGCTTTCTCGCCGAATAGCTCCACCATTTACGTTACACTGGAGCGCCGTGCTGATGCGGCTTGTGTCACCGTGCGAGATGAGGGAATCGGTATGTCAGAGGAGCAGACGCGGCGGATCTGGGAGCGTTTCTACAAAAGTGACGAGTCCCGAGGCGGCCACGGCGGCACCGGAATTGGCCTATCAATCGTCAAACATATTCTTGACGCTCATGGCTCGCGTATTGAAGTGAAGAGCGAGCCCGGACTGGGCAGCTCTTTTCGTTTTTGCCTTCAGCAGGCTCGGCCTGGGGAGAACGCGGATGCGGAAACGGAGAGCTGA
- a CDS encoding stage II sporulation protein D: MSFLLGRLVERVTALSVGGAKGEDQVMANKLGNWNASRGTKRRRVERGPFKSGNIQLSKRDTLMSKANRVGSGWIEARRLQSSQRGADSRESGRIESSQKDINSKESNRMETSQRDNNNRIPSRISVFNEGKADSHLSEKRIPSQDKPAGQKNPPLPVKPWPLAAVSILTAAAILIPGLIVQRQEHAQQYSTEQTGYGASSAPGAERQPMFAASSGTLVPLLGAAGGAPGSEAAYPGGANGINPSSGGGANDKGTASSKDANVNENFGGATTGSTPPTSGQTGVGGLSKAAAGSGAPAGGNVPPDVSPTAPPGGSVLSRTVKKQTALPLPGALDRMTVRVYLTAEKRVEKVPMELYVRGVIAGEMPVSFEPEALKAQAIAARTYLVKRLASGDRSGMPVKNADVTDTTAHQVYVPLDKLLDRWSGKDREVNLAKLNAAVQETRGQIITYEGKPIEALFFSTSNGYTENSEDYWGSSLPYLRSVASPWDKKISPEFKETTSMSLAAFYQKLGISGKTPPKSLRVLDTTDGKRIREMTAGSKVFTGRQMREKLGLASTQFTWKIEGKEIEITTYGYGHGVGMSQWGADGMAKSGSTAYQILSHYYTGTEVVRTASLPKETS, from the coding sequence ATGAGCTTTCTGCTAGGGCGGCTGGTCGAAAGAGTTACGGCCCTATCAGTTGGCGGAGCGAAAGGGGAAGATCAAGTGATGGCAAATAAACTTGGGAATTGGAATGCAAGCCGCGGAACAAAGAGGAGACGAGTTGAACGGGGTCCTTTTAAATCAGGAAATATCCAACTCAGTAAGCGAGACACACTCATGAGCAAAGCGAACCGGGTGGGATCAGGCTGGATCGAAGCAAGGCGACTGCAATCGAGTCAGAGAGGTGCTGACAGTAGAGAGTCAGGACGAATTGAGTCGAGCCAAAAAGATATTAATAGTAAAGAGTCAAACCGGATGGAAACGAGCCAGCGAGATAACAACAATAGAATACCAAGCCGAATCTCAGTTTTTAATGAGGGAAAAGCGGATTCTCACCTGTCGGAAAAAAGGATCCCTTCTCAGGACAAACCTGCCGGACAAAAAAATCCGCCATTACCAGTTAAGCCATGGCCGCTGGCCGCGGTTAGTATTCTCACGGCGGCGGCGATCCTTATCCCCGGTTTAATCGTGCAGCGGCAAGAGCATGCGCAGCAGTATAGTACCGAGCAGACAGGATACGGCGCCTCTTCGGCGCCGGGGGCGGAGCGTCAGCCGATGTTTGCAGCTTCTAGCGGAACGCTGGTGCCGCTGCTTGGCGCAGCGGGAGGAGCGCCGGGAAGTGAGGCCGCCTATCCGGGCGGGGCGAATGGCATTAATCCCTCAAGCGGCGGGGGAGCGAACGATAAGGGGACAGCATCGTCAAAAGACGCAAATGTGAACGAAAATTTCGGTGGAGCCACCACTGGATCAACTCCGCCCACAAGCGGCCAAACCGGAGTTGGAGGCCTTTCCAAAGCCGCCGCCGGAAGCGGCGCTCCCGCAGGAGGCAACGTCCCGCCTGACGTCTCCCCCACCGCTCCCCCGGGAGGCAGCGTCTTAAGCCGTACCGTCAAAAAACAGACTGCTCTCCCGCTGCCGGGAGCGCTAGACCGTATGACTGTGCGTGTCTACTTGACCGCCGAGAAGCGGGTAGAAAAGGTGCCTATGGAGCTGTACGTGCGCGGCGTAATCGCCGGCGAGATGCCCGTAAGCTTCGAGCCGGAGGCGCTGAAGGCGCAGGCGATCGCCGCCCGAACCTATTTGGTCAAGCGGCTAGCTTCGGGCGACCGCTCCGGGATGCCGGTTAAAAATGCCGATGTGACGGATACGACCGCTCATCAGGTATATGTGCCGCTGGACAAGCTTTTGGACCGCTGGAGCGGCAAGGACCGCGAAGTTAACCTGGCCAAGTTAAACGCGGCGGTGCAGGAGACCAGGGGGCAGATTATCACGTATGAGGGCAAGCCGATCGAAGCTCTATTTTTCAGCACCAGCAATGGGTATACGGAAAACTCCGAGGATTACTGGGGCTCCAGCCTCCCCTATCTGCGCAGCGTAGCCAGCCCCTGGGACAAGAAGATTAGCCCTGAGTTCAAAGAAACAACGTCGATGAGTCTCGCAGCCTTCTATCAGAAGCTGGGCATTAGCGGTAAAACCCCGCCAAAAAGCTTAAGGGTGCTTGACACAACAGACGGTAAGCGTATCCGCGAAATGACCGCTGGAAGCAAGGTGTTTACCGGGCGGCAGATGCGAGAGAAACTAGGGCTGGCGTCCACTCAGTTCACTTGGAAAATAGAAGGGAAAGAGATAGAGATCACGACCTATGGCTACGGCCATGGTGTCGGTATGAGCCAATGGGGGGCAGATGGAATGGCCAAAAGCGGCAGCACCGCCTACCAGATACTCTCTCATTATTACACCGGCACTGAGGTGGTCCGCACCGCATCGTTGCCGAAAGAAACCTCCTGA
- a CDS encoding stage II sporulation protein Q: MNEEQKNKQEPPKNQLGGRKPASTYKKTLSRKWISPAMFVAAAAIIVTVMWLYQGDDKKTSTIETPESVQTGQGGEKAVEETVKPVPGEKASWPVANVADVVVKRGYFDTAANEAEQAAAMVEQNNTFKGNTGIDLARADDQPFDVMAVLSGKVTLVQDQPTNGTVVEIAHGNGLVSVYQSLSGVNVKPGDEVKQSTVIGKAGRNDMQKELGVHLHFALLQNNEHVNPSSLLPANAPKLQAVASGAEVGGATEQAAPDAAASEAPATDAAAPDAANPADSSKTPHAGAADSADSAQDDAE, from the coding sequence ATGAATGAAGAACAAAAAAACAAGCAAGAACCTCCTAAAAATCAATTGGGAGGAAGAAAGCCCGCTTCAACCTACAAGAAGACCCTGTCGCGCAAGTGGATCTCTCCGGCCATGTTTGTCGCTGCGGCAGCAATTATCGTAACCGTCATGTGGCTCTATCAAGGGGATGACAAGAAGACTTCAACCATCGAGACTCCAGAGAGCGTTCAGACGGGGCAGGGCGGCGAGAAGGCAGTAGAGGAAACGGTCAAGCCGGTACCAGGCGAGAAAGCTTCATGGCCGGTTGCAAACGTGGCGGATGTAGTTGTGAAGCGCGGCTATTTTGATACAGCTGCGAATGAAGCCGAGCAGGCAGCTGCGATGGTGGAACAGAACAACACGTTCAAAGGCAACACCGGCATCGATCTGGCACGCGCTGACGATCAGCCTTTCGACGTAATGGCTGTGCTGAGCGGCAAAGTAACCCTTGTACAAGATCAGCCAACCAACGGTACGGTCGTTGAGATCGCCCACGGCAATGGACTTGTCTCCGTCTACCAAAGCTTGAGCGGTGTTAACGTGAAGCCGGGCGACGAAGTTAAGCAGTCCACCGTTATCGGTAAGGCAGGTCGCAACGACATGCAAAAAGAACTTGGTGTACATCTGCACTTCGCGCTCCTGCAAAATAACGAGCATGTGAACCCGTCCTCGCTGCTTCCGGCCAATGCGCCTAAGCTTCAAGCTGTAGCTAGCGGAGCGGAAGTAGGCGGAGCAACTGAACAAGCTGCACCGGATGCTGCTGCATCCGAAGCACCAGCAACTGATGCAGCTGCTCCTGATGCTGCAAACCCTGCTGACTCGTCCAAAACACCCCATGCAGGCGCCGCAGACTCTGCGGATAGCGCTCAAGATGACGCCGAGTAA
- a CDS encoding putative DeoR family transcriptional regulator, stage III sporulation protein D, whose protein sequence is MHDYIKERTIKIGRCIVETKHTVRTIAKEFGVSKSTVHKDLTERLPEINPDLADQVKHILEYHKSIRHLRGGEATKIKYKKSTKRREVLAAGKR, encoded by the coding sequence GTGCACGATTACATCAAAGAGCGGACCATTAAGATTGGCCGGTGCATCGTTGAGACCAAACATACGGTGCGTACAATCGCCAAAGAGTTCGGGGTATCCAAGAGTACGGTGCACAAGGATTTAACCGAGCGGTTGCCGGAGATCAATCCGGATCTGGCGGACCAGGTCAAACATATCTTGGAGTACCATAAGTCCATCCGCCATCTGAGGGGGGGAGAAGCTACCAAAATCAAATATAAGAAAAGTACCAAGCGTCGCGAGGTTTTGGCAGCTGGAAAGCGCTAA
- a CDS encoding rod shape-determining protein MreB produces MLSKDIGIDLGTANVSIHVKGKGVVLDEPSVVAVETDTRRVLAVGEEAYRMVGRTPGNIVAIRPLRDGVIADFEITEMMLKAFIDRIGGRSWYSRPRILICAPTNITSVEQKAIRQAAERCGAREVYMEEEPKAAAIGAGMDIYQPSGNMVVDIGGGTTDVAVLSMGDIVTSSSIKVAGDTFDSDIARYIKAKYKLLIGERTSEEIKIRIGSVYSGARNDSIDIRGRDMVTGLPRTISIHSDEIREALSDSVAAIVTAAKFVLEQTPPELSADIIDRGVILTGGGALLDGLDLLLANELKVPVLIAEDPMHCVVKGTGFMLDHLDRISRKKSRF; encoded by the coding sequence ATGCTAAGCAAGGATATCGGGATTGACTTGGGCACTGCCAATGTGTCCATTCATGTAAAAGGGAAGGGCGTTGTGCTTGATGAGCCCTCCGTTGTCGCTGTGGAAACCGACACCCGCCGGGTGCTGGCGGTCGGCGAAGAGGCCTACCGTATGGTCGGACGGACGCCGGGCAATATCGTGGCCATCCGTCCGCTGCGTGACGGAGTTATCGCTGATTTTGAGATCACCGAAATGATGCTTAAGGCATTCATCGACCGCATCGGCGGGCGGAGCTGGTACAGCCGCCCGCGTATTCTTATCTGTGCGCCGACTAATATCACCTCTGTGGAGCAGAAGGCGATCCGCCAGGCTGCTGAGCGTTGCGGCGCTCGCGAGGTTTATATGGAAGAAGAACCTAAGGCGGCGGCCATCGGGGCTGGTATGGATATTTATCAGCCAAGCGGCAATATGGTCGTAGACATCGGCGGCGGCACGACGGATGTCGCCGTGCTGTCGATGGGCGATATCGTCACCTCCTCCTCCATTAAGGTGGCTGGCGATACTTTCGATTCCGATATCGCACGTTATATCAAGGCGAAGTATAAGCTCCTGATCGGAGAGCGGACAAGCGAGGAGATCAAGATCCGGATCGGCTCGGTATATTCCGGAGCCCGCAATGATTCTATCGATATTCGGGGCCGCGATATGGTAACTGGATTACCGCGCACGATCAGTATCCACTCGGATGAAATACGCGAGGCTTTGTCTGATTCGGTGGCGGCGATTGTGACAGCTGCCAAGTTCGTACTGGAGCAGACTCCGCCCGAGCTGTCGGCGGACATTATTGACCGCGGTGTTATTTTGACAGGTGGAGGCGCGTTGTTGGATGGGCTCGATCTACTACTTGCTAACGAGCTCAAGGTTCCAGTATTGATCGCCGAGGACCCGATGCACTGCGTCGTTAAAGGTACTGGCTTCATGCTTGATCATCTGGATCGCATATCCCGCAAAAAATCCCGGTTTTAA
- a CDS encoding flagellar basal-body rod protein FlgG, translated as MLRGMYTAAAGMIAQQRVHDTATTNIANLNTAGYKATNALNRSFPEMLLSLSGKNDLPVKQIGRISTGVLAEESIALQIQGDLNKTDSPSDFALVSEIPVPGVVFDASGKSVAEDGTVTYRPQAYFTVLNEDGEVRYTRGGEFSLTDEGALVTSSGSPVLGANNEPIVFPRGTSLESLKLDGNYRFLDAAGGDTGQSLLITRIDRVNDLVREGDGKFRLNGEGGTAAVVPGEGVEVRQGYTERSNVDPSGTMLNIMGAMRAYEANQKVIQFYDKSLEKAANEIGRV; from the coding sequence ATGCTCAGAGGAATGTATACGGCGGCGGCAGGCATGATCGCCCAGCAGCGCGTCCATGATACCGCAACGACCAATATCGCAAACCTGAACACGGCCGGCTACAAGGCCACCAACGCGCTGAACCGCTCCTTCCCGGAGATGCTCTTGTCCTTAAGCGGCAAGAACGATCTGCCTGTGAAGCAGATCGGACGGATCAGCACAGGCGTGCTGGCCGAGGAGAGCATCGCCCTCCAAATCCAGGGCGACTTGAATAAAACAGACAGTCCTTCCGACTTCGCACTTGTGTCGGAGATTCCTGTACCAGGCGTCGTCTTCGACGCCTCCGGCAAATCGGTAGCGGAAGACGGTACGGTAACCTATCGTCCACAAGCTTACTTCACCGTTTTGAATGAGGATGGCGAAGTGCGTTATACGCGTGGCGGCGAGTTCAGCCTTACGGATGAAGGCGCACTTGTAACGTCGAGCGGCTCACCGGTGCTGGGAGCGAACAACGAGCCTATTGTATTCCCGCGTGGGACGAGCTTGGAATCGCTGAAGCTGGACGGGAATTATCGTTTCCTGGATGCAGCCGGCGGTGACACGGGTCAATCGCTGCTCATTACGCGGATCGATCGGGTCAATGATCTCGTCCGTGAAGGAGACGGCAAGTTCCGGTTGAACGGCGAAGGAGGCACCGCGGCAGTTGTGCCTGGAGAAGGTGTTGAGGTGCGGCAAGGTTATACGGAGCGTTCCAACGTGGATCCTTCGGGGACGATGCTGAACATCATGGGTGCAATGCGTGCTTATGAGGCCAACCAAAAGGTAATTCAATTCTATGATAAGAGTCTTGAGAAAGCCGCCAATGAGATCGGACGAGTGTAA